A single Tenacibaculum sp. 190524A02b DNA region contains:
- a CDS encoding DUF4252 domain-containing protein — translation MRSILFILCSFFFFQVNAQEQNFKNFYKSNKDRAAISLNLPGFTSNFFASNDELEELEVFLKKAKNYKVMIFDSEAQSTAKDFNKFIRKNDYKTLVRIKDRGDRVRVYFRETADLIREIVISTSTDNDGLVLLGVKTKLTKDELAALVKSAQTSIASN, via the coding sequence ATGAGGTCGATACTATTTATTTTATGCAGTTTTTTTTTCTTTCAAGTAAATGCCCAAGAGCAAAATTTTAAAAACTTTTATAAATCAAATAAGGATAGGGCTGCTATATCTTTAAATCTACCAGGGTTTACTTCAAATTTTTTTGCCTCTAATGATGAATTGGAAGAATTAGAAGTATTTTTAAAAAAGGCTAAAAACTATAAAGTAATGATATTTGATAGTGAAGCACAATCTACTGCAAAAGACTTTAATAAGTTTATAAGAAAAAATGACTATAAAACTTTGGTTAGAATCAAAGATAGAGGAGATAGAGTTAGGGTATATTTTAGGGAAACTGCTGATTTAATTAGAGAAATTGTAATAAGTACCAGTACTGATAATGATGGTTTAGTTCTTCTAGGCGTAAAAACTAAATTAACTAAAGATGAGTTAGCTGCTTTAGTTAAATCTGCTCAAACAAGCATAGCTTCAAATTAA
- a CDS encoding arsenate reductase family protein: MKKVYFLQTCDTCRRILKEVNIEGFDKQEIKTNAITVNQLEEMYNLSKSYEALFNKRAKLYREMDLKNQNLTETDYKQYILDEYTFLKRPVFIVDNEIFIGNSKKVIESLKAKLH; encoded by the coding sequence ATGAAAAAAGTTTATTTTTTGCAAACTTGCGATACATGCCGAAGAATTTTAAAAGAAGTAAACATAGAGGGTTTTGACAAACAAGAAATCAAAACAAATGCTATTACAGTTAATCAGCTTGAAGAAATGTATAACTTATCCAAAAGTTACGAAGCTTTGTTTAACAAAAGAGCAAAATTGTATAGAGAAATGGATTTGAAAAATCAAAACCTTACTGAAACAGATTACAAGCAATATATTTTAGATGAATATACCTTTTTAAAGCGTCCTGTTTTTATTGTTGATAATGAAATTTTTATAGGAAACAGTAAAAAGGTAATTGAAAGTTTAAAAGCTAAGCTTCATTAA
- a CDS encoding DUF4114 domain-containing protein, which translates to MKKILLLIVLYSQMLLAQNYNYLGTFSSNGKPDYLEVPGDNVSYETLEMISNSLPESYPVPDYNPQYITAGYDTNIELINAAEVYVTFVSEGAGYRNVLGFYTYDLDNPPTSAPSEEDITIIFPNASALGSGGGLLTGDKVKIGSFPANTGIGWVLLANAWSSTYQTVGFGLWTLFSDPDFNPESDASLQHHNVLLSDPDNERVIMGFEDIRRDYGSCDNDFNDAVFYITASPYSALRINNVADISTSNDVTSSYDGGLESNGKLSQLIAKRNLERSKQRTHKNLKTHQEKFNKSKLLNKGETTIINYLPTTGMYGTETSKVSSPEDLVGITNAKEVFAVDYYSGEKRVSAVLATKTEGNVYDHSKAICDRLNNSSIEDVRTVITRGHKIVSSKIKRANGLIEYTLGFSVKEAQEANELHSYWNIEQYPTGDYYNFQVWGSTYSQVFSVANHILDTFISEKDLISDPENTIVPSVFVSTGKYLNGKLYLDLINKSEASEVVFDGNIQSTETSEISNMNTVLDLTGNWNESLVVETGVLFDIGFSISVSGSNGIDALYLADGPWGLDYLDAYASVSNFNVTNEEVNEEDMVYEVNRNISVEGEVLGNMNIFRHLLAGDQTLDITSYNYLSFTITNSNAVEIVLMQEGLEDWNSRYRYTIPANTEETVYEISLNEFTNHNGITANLTDVKTIVFSVLGDGVNSVPYSIAINEVAFSGAGTLNIKEVAEINEDLRIVNYPNPFKNITTIRLPKETDKGSIIVYDVLGRVVFTKVFETNQQNRKEFICDLRNVNSGVYKYLVKDDKKNNFKGTFIIAR; encoded by the coding sequence AAAAAATACTACTCCTTATCGTACTATACAGCCAAATGCTTTTGGCTCAAAATTATAATTATTTAGGAACCTTTTCATCTAATGGAAAACCAGATTACTTAGAAGTTCCAGGTGATAATGTTTCTTATGAGACATTAGAAATGATTAGTAACTCTTTACCTGAGTCCTATCCTGTTCCAGATTACAATCCGCAATATATTACTGCTGGTTATGATACAAATATTGAACTAATAAATGCAGCTGAGGTTTATGTAACTTTTGTGTCAGAGGGAGCGGGGTATAGAAATGTTTTAGGTTTTTACACGTATGATTTAGATAACCCACCAACGTCAGCACCAAGTGAGGAAGATATTACTATTATATTTCCTAATGCATCTGCTTTAGGTAGTGGTGGAGGTTTACTAACTGGTGATAAAGTGAAAATTGGAAGTTTTCCCGCCAATACTGGTATCGGTTGGGTGTTGTTAGCAAATGCTTGGAGTTCTACGTATCAAACTGTAGGGTTTGGACTTTGGACTTTATTTTCAGACCCTGATTTTAATCCTGAAAGTGATGCTAGTTTACAACATCACAATGTGCTACTTTCTGATCCAGATAATGAGCGAGTAATAATGGGTTTTGAAGATATAAGAAGAGATTATGGTAGTTGTGACAATGATTTTAACGATGCTGTTTTTTACATAACTGCTTCTCCTTATTCAGCATTAAGAATAAATAATGTTGCAGATATAAGTACTTCTAATGATGTGACTTCTTCATATGATGGAGGCTTGGAAAGTAATGGAAAGCTTTCTCAATTAATAGCGAAAAGGAACTTAGAAAGAAGTAAACAAAGAACACACAAAAATCTAAAAACACATCAAGAGAAATTTAATAAATCTAAGTTACTAAATAAAGGAGAGACTACTATTATAAATTACTTACCTACAACAGGAATGTATGGCACAGAAACTTCCAAAGTTTCAAGTCCAGAAGATTTAGTTGGGATTACCAATGCAAAAGAAGTTTTTGCAGTAGATTATTACAGTGGTGAAAAAAGAGTTTCAGCTGTTTTAGCAACGAAAACTGAAGGTAATGTCTATGACCATTCAAAAGCAATATGTGATCGTTTAAATAATTCTAGTATTGAAGATGTAAGAACTGTAATTACTAGAGGTCATAAAATTGTGAGTTCAAAAATCAAAAGAGCAAATGGTTTAATAGAGTATACGTTAGGTTTTTCTGTAAAAGAAGCTCAAGAGGCTAATGAGTTACATAGTTATTGGAATATAGAACAATATCCGACGGGTGATTATTATAATTTTCAAGTATGGGGTAGTACGTATTCACAAGTTTTCTCTGTAGCTAACCATATTTTAGATACGTTTATTTCTGAAAAAGATTTAATAAGTGATCCCGAAAATACAATTGTTCCATCAGTGTTTGTGAGTACAGGAAAGTATTTAAATGGAAAGTTATATTTAGATTTAATCAATAAAAGTGAAGCATCTGAAGTTGTTTTTGATGGTAATATACAATCAACCGAAACTTCTGAAATATCTAATATGAATACAGTGCTAGATTTGACAGGTAATTGGAATGAATCTTTAGTAGTTGAAACAGGTGTGTTGTTTGATATTGGTTTTTCTATTAGTGTTTCTGGTTCGAATGGTATAGATGCTTTATATCTTGCTGATGGACCATGGGGACTGGACTATTTAGATGCCTATGCTTCTGTATCAAATTTTAATGTAACAAATGAAGAGGTAAATGAAGAAGATATGGTATATGAAGTAAATAGAAATATTTCAGTAGAAGGAGAGGTTTTAGGAAACATGAATATCTTTAGGCACCTACTCGCAGGAGATCAAACTTTAGATATAACGTCTTATAATTATCTATCGTTTACAATTACAAATAGTAATGCTGTTGAAATTGTACTAATGCAAGAAGGTTTGGAAGATTGGAATTCAAGATATAGATATACAATCCCAGCTAACACTGAAGAAACTGTATATGAAATCTCATTAAATGAATTTACCAACCATAATGGTATTACAGCGAATTTGACAGACGTAAAAACAATTGTATTTTCAGTATTAGGCGATGGTGTAAATAGTGTACCATACTCAATAGCTATTAACGAGGTAGCTTTCAGTGGAGCAGGAACTTTAAATATAAAAGAAGTAGCAGAAATAAATGAAGACTTAAGGATTGTAAATTATCCAAATCCATTTAAAAATATAACTACTATAAGACTACCAAAGGAAACCGATAAAGGAAGTATTATAGTATACGATGTATTGGGAAGGGTTGTTTTTACAAAAGTTTTTGAGACAAATCAACAGAATAGAAAAGAGTTTATTTGTGATTTAAGAAATGTTAATTCTGGGGTGTACAAGTACTTAGTTAAAGATGATAAAAAAAATAATTTTAAGGGGACTTTTATAATTGCTAGATAA
- a CDS encoding DinB family protein, with translation MNPQFEILKTSRKLVTKLIDGLTIEQLHIVPEGYNNSIAWNVAHLVVTQQLLHYKLSGLSCLVPDELIENYRKGTIPTGVFTEDEFEEVKELLLGLPETLEEDFKAGIFKEYTEYETSTGFVLDSFETAVAFNNLHEGIHLGAIMALRKLV, from the coding sequence ATGAATCCACAATTTGAAATTTTAAAAACATCAAGAAAACTAGTAACAAAACTTATTGATGGTTTAACTATAGAGCAACTACATATTGTCCCTGAAGGATATAATAATAGTATTGCCTGGAATGTTGCTCATTTAGTGGTAACACAACAATTACTACATTATAAATTATCTGGATTATCATGCTTAGTTCCTGATGAGTTAATTGAAAACTATAGAAAAGGAACCATACCTACTGGGGTTTTTACAGAGGATGAATTTGAAGAGGTTAAAGAACTATTATTAGGTTTACCAGAAACTTTAGAAGAAGATTTTAAAGCAGGGATTTTTAAGGAGTATACTGAATATGAAACAAGTACAGGATTCGTTTTAGATTCTTTTGAAACTGCTGTAGCTTTTAATAATTTACACGAAGGGATTCATTTAGGAGCTATTATGGCGCTTAGAAAATTAGTGTAA